The Actinomycetota bacterium genome includes a window with the following:
- the def gene encoding peptide deformylase, with translation MAKKMIRIFGDPVLREKSSDVKEIDSEIKKLIKDLVDTMKNSSGVGIAANQIGVLKKVAVVDIGDGLIELINSKIIKKEGEIEQQESCLSFYSLSCPVKRAEKISVITKNSKGQKVKIKAEGLLAKAIQHEIDHLNGVLIIDHASNEDRRKILLEMNELRKQYQEVKI, from the coding sequence ATGGCAAAAAAGATGATAAGGATATTTGGAGACCCCGTTTTAAGGGAAAAAAGTTCAGATGTCAAAGAGATAGATAGTGAGATTAAAAAATTAATTAAAGATTTAGTAGACACCATGAAAAACTCTTCTGGTGTAGGTATTGCAGCTAATCAAATAGGTGTTTTAAAAAAAGTGGCTGTTGTTGATATTGGGGATGGATTAATCGAACTCATAAATTCTAAAATTATAAAGAAGGAGGGAGAAATAGAACAACAAGAGAGTTGTTTAAGCTTTTACTCCTTAAGTTGTCCTGTAAAGCGAGCTGAAAAAATTTCTGTAATAACTAAAAATTCAAAAGGACAGAAAGTTAAAATAAAGGCTGAAGGTCTGTTGGCAAAAGCGATTCAACATGAGATTGATCATCTTAATGGTGTTTTAATTATTGATCATGCTTCAAATGAAGATAGAAGAAAAATACTTTTAGAAATGAATGAGTTAAGAAAACAATATCAGGAGGTAAAGATTTGA